A stretch of the Pogona vitticeps strain Pit_001003342236 chromosome 8, PviZW2.1, whole genome shotgun sequence genome encodes the following:
- the SIAE gene encoding sialate O-acetylesterase, with product MMMAACPGLLLLLFLPAWSAGAKLSFASYYADHMVLQKEPSQAVLWGYGKPGANIFVTLRQRRSQEHVMKKVTMVQDTTIWKVLLLAMHPGGPYTIEVQQSNKKKMSNVTLKDVYFGDVWLCSGQSNMEMTVSQIFNASEELAAASQYPLVRVFAPALVESETELEDLAGINLQWSIPTAKNLGHGDFTYFSAVCWLFGRYLYEKLRYPIGLIDSSWGGTPIEAWSSKRALAKCAVPPGDTKRFPVSDHNGGPKDYSVLWNAMIHPLLNMTLQGAIWYQGEQNTLMNTDLYNCTFPALIRDWRRAFHKGSGGQTPSDFPFGFVQLCTDRRAVTDDHFPRIRWHQTADYGYVPNEKMPNTFMAVTIDLGDHNSPYGSIHPRDKQTVAYRLHLGALAVAYGEKSMIFQGPYPQKVQVNVVKKYINVTYGERVHLHHLDNKIFEVCCSEQPLCKWSPVPIKSSSSSSVMLQNPVCPDAVAGLRYAWGDWPCEYKQCPIYNLHDLPGPPFITFARNNPGWTVS from the exons ATGATGATGGCGGCGTGCCCGGGGTTGCTGCTCCTGCTTTTCCTGCCAGCTTGGTCTGCAG GTGCGAAGCTTAGCTTTGCCTCCTATTATGCTGATCACATGGTATTACAGAAAGAGCCCAGCCAAGCGGTCCTGTGGGGCTACGGAAAGCCCGGCGCCAACATATTTGTGACTCTTCGCCAGAGGCGTAGTCAGGAACACGTTATGAAAAAAGTAACCATGGTTCAAG ACACCACAATCTGGAAAGTCCTTCTCCTTGCAATGCATCCGGGAGGCCCTTACACTATAGAAGTCCAGCAGTCCAACAAGAAAAAGATGTCAAATGTAACCCTAAAAGATGTCTACTTTGGAGATGTCTGGCTGTGTAGCGGGCAGAGTAACATGGAGATGACCGTTTCACAG ATATTCAATGCCAGCGAGGAACTTGCAGCAGCTTCCCAGTATCCGCTGGTGCGTGTCTTTGCCCCTGCTCTTGTTGAATCTGAAACTGAACTGGAGGACCTGGCCGGCATCAACTTGCAGTGGTCTATTCCGACAGCCA AAAACCTGGGCCACGGAGATTTCACCTATTTCTCTGCCGTGTGTTGGCTGTTCGGACGGTATTTGTACGAGAAGCTCAGATACCCCATAGGACTGATAGACTCCTCATGGGGAGGGACACCGATTGAGGCCTGGTCTTCAAAGAGGGCATTGGCTAAATGCGCAGTCCCCCCAGGGGACACTAAAAG ATTTCCTGTTTCCGACCACAATGGTGGCCCCAAAGACTATTCTGTGCTCTGGAATGCAATGATTCACCCTCTCCTCAACATGACCCTCCAAGGTGCTATTTGGTATCAAG GTGAACAGAACACCCTCATGAACACAGATCTGTACAACTGCACATTCCCTGCCCTCATTCGAGATTGGCGGAGGGCTTTCCACAAGGGGTCTGGGGGACAGACTCCCTCTGACTTTCCCTTTGGCTTTGTCCAG TTATGTACAGATCGTCGTGCGGTGACTGACGATCACTTTCCGCGTATCCGATGGCATCAGACAGCTGATTATGGCTACGTCCCTAATGAGAAAATGCCCAATACTTTTATGGCTGTGACCATAGATCTTGGTGATCATAATTCTCCCTACGGCAG CATCCACCCACGCGATAAGCAGACTGTCGCTTACAGATTGCACCTTGGCGCATTGGCAGTAGCATACGGTGAGAAAAGTATGATATTCCAAGGACCCTACCCTCAGAAGGTGCAGGTCAATGTGGTCAAGAAGTATATTAACGTCACCTATGGAGAACGTGTCCATCTTCACCACTTGGACAACAAGATATTTGAG GTATGCTGCTCTGAACAGCCACTCTGCAAGTGGAGCCCTGTGCCCATCAAgtcatcttcttcttcctcggTGATGCTGCAAAACCCAGTTTGTCCAGATGCCGTGGCTGGCCTGCGGTATGCATGGGGAGATTGGCCTTGTGAATACAAGCAGTGTCCCATTTACAATTTGCACGACTTGCCTGGCCCTCCGTTTATTACCTTTGCCCGCAATAACcctggttggactgtgtcataa